A window of the Nycticebus coucang isolate mNycCou1 chromosome 3, mNycCou1.pri, whole genome shotgun sequence genome harbors these coding sequences:
- the LOC128580861 gene encoding uncharacterized protein LOC128580861, whose translation MLAAGPAGRAGVRGAETRPTRRSCERSSLLAAPLPLGLRSHRAGAADELTARVIGPRPLRGGATRAAGQWARAAGSRGEGRARASPAAPSPPVPVVRSGRPSGGSTFPAPSTHTRGRGGGCQPALGDLERPTPPVRSERNAEARTELCVQPCGKRSLSTYWVPDSGQAAATSQTGKNSEIIVKFTFKTNELFILLRRTMARKCVCRGATAGPASGTGRPGRLPPGADNTPLRSVPTGAAHVWAELGQRSSLPEDPESSGGKWRETHL comes from the exons ATGCTCGCTGCGGGCCCGGCAGGGCGTGCGGGCGTGAGGGGCGCGGAGACCCGACCGACCCGCCGCTCCTGCGAGCGCTCCTCGCTGCTAGCGGCTCCGCTACCGCTCGGGCTCCGGAGCCACCGAGCCGGCGCTGCCGACGAGCTGACAGCGCGGGTCATTGGCCCGCGGCCGCTGAGGGGCGGGGCGACGCGCGCGGCCGGCCAATGGGCGCGGGCCGCCGGCTCGCGGGGGGAGGGGCGGGCGCGGGCGTCCCCagcagccccctcccctcccg TCCCTGTCGTCCGGAGTGGTCGCCCCTCCGGGGGCAGCACCTTCCCCGCCCCCAGCACTCACACTcgagggagaggagggggctgCCAACCGGCTCTCGGAGATCTAGAGAGGCCGACGCCACCCGTTCGTAGCGAAAGAAATGCCGAGGCGCGCACGGAACTGTGCGTGCAGCCGTGCGGTAAGCgttcattgagcacctactggGTGCCGGACTCGGGCCAGGCAGCGGCGACAAGCCAGACGGGGAAAAATAGTGAAATCATCGTGAAATTTACGTTCAAAACAAACGAACTTTTTATCCTTCTGCGAAGAACAATGGCTCGTAAGTGCGTTTGTCGTGGGGCAACCGCAGGACCCGCGTCTGGCACCGGGCGCCCAGGACGGCTCCCACCCGGCGCGGACAATACCCCTTTGCGATCGGTCCCGACGGGCGCCGCCCATGTGTGGGCCGAGCTCGGCCAGCGAAGTTCGCTGCCGG AGGATCCAGAGAGCAGCGGAGGAAAGTGGAGAGAAACACACCTGTAA